The sequence below is a genomic window from Desulfobaccales bacterium.
GTCTGCCCATACACCTTTGTCAAGACCAAACTAAGACTGGAGGAGCTGGACAGCGGACGGGATCTGATCATCCTGCTGGACGACTCCGCCGCAACGGCAAACGTCTCCAAGAG
It includes:
- a CDS encoding sulfurtransferase TusA family protein: MTEELDLRGEVCPYTFVKTKLRLEELDSGRDLIILLDDSAATANVSKSLRSEGHEILDLKAISGEVWRIVVKKA